A genomic segment from Luteolibacter ambystomatis encodes:
- a CDS encoding helix-turn-helix transcriptional regulator: protein MRIVRNNGNWLVLGTCGRMRLDLHGIAFRNGFRVSGMSATLGCSDRYLYDVFVRDVGLPPKAWLAQIRMVEARLRLRAGEGPGHVAGELGFSTLGSFRREFIRCYGVSPVRYLEKMSERWRERLPGLN, encoded by the coding sequence ATGAGGATTGTCCGCAACAACGGGAACTGGCTGGTGCTTGGCACCTGCGGGCGGATGCGCCTGGATCTGCACGGAATCGCTTTCCGGAACGGATTCCGCGTCTCCGGCATGAGCGCCACGCTTGGTTGCAGTGATCGCTATCTCTATGATGTCTTCGTCCGGGACGTGGGCCTGCCGCCGAAGGCATGGCTGGCGCAGATCCGCATGGTGGAGGCCCGCCTGCGGCTGCGTGCCGGAGAAGGTCCGGGACACGTGGCGGGGGAGCTGGGATTCTCCACCCTCGGCAGCTTCCGCCGCGAGTTCATCCGCTGTTACGGCGTGTCACCGGTACGCTATCTGGAGAAGATGAGCGAAAGGTGGCGCGAGAGGCTGCCCGGTCTTAACTAG
- a CDS encoding DNA/RNA non-specific endonuclease, with translation MSNNKQRLKSSLASLLSDTAVMAELGNSRETLESAKGSPGAESLDLLIEGNGDVLRDGAYTTTEAIILDFGRPALIVQDGKWQTPKSKEIETRLKGAEATLLAAIPKVGRVEILNYRSDYVGTGWMIDEDILITNRHVASLFGQKSGGSFSFRASPSGRLYESRTDFLREYQRNAVAQAAVREIIYIEEDSDLLPDMALVRMDKNAIKLPAPVELAATLPVFDQQIAIIGYPAEDSRNDSFVMNDIFGGVYNVKRLSPGRIMGVRPDGKLLQHDGTTLGGNSGSPVIDLATGKAVGLHFSGSFHLENYAVTSVWLKQRLAEISPVRITVPALAAPTPPAGGPPEATVAAPVPNGGSGYHPDFLGTNGTSVPLPTIPEDQTGLIAPVEGNDDGELKYSHFSIVMRSDRRLPFYTAVNIDGNLLYNFNRGTDKWYYDDRISRDHQIGEDLYVRNNLDRGHLVRRLDPTWGESRKEAKQAEEETFFFTNCSPQHSKLNQKTWLSLEDYILGNAGKEKLQASVFSGPVMDENDRDYRGVQIPEEFWKVVVIVNPLSGKLSATGYVLSQADYLGDLEFVFGEFKTYQVPISQIEGKTGLSFDLEKYDPLARTEARPQREINGPADLIL, from the coding sequence ATGTCCAACAACAAACAGAGACTCAAGTCATCCCTGGCTTCCCTGCTCTCCGACACCGCCGTGATGGCGGAACTCGGCAACAGCCGGGAAACCCTCGAATCCGCCAAAGGCAGCCCGGGTGCCGAATCCCTGGACCTATTGATCGAAGGCAATGGCGACGTCCTCCGGGACGGCGCCTACACCACCACGGAGGCCATCATCCTGGACTTCGGCCGCCCGGCCCTGATCGTGCAGGACGGCAAGTGGCAGACGCCGAAGTCCAAGGAAATCGAAACCCGCCTGAAGGGCGCGGAGGCCACGCTGCTGGCTGCCATTCCGAAGGTGGGCCGCGTGGAGATCCTGAACTACCGCTCCGACTACGTGGGCACCGGCTGGATGATCGACGAGGACATCCTGATCACCAACCGCCACGTGGCCTCCCTCTTCGGCCAGAAATCGGGTGGCAGCTTTTCGTTCCGCGCCTCGCCGTCCGGCCGCTTGTATGAGAGCCGCACGGATTTCCTGCGCGAGTACCAGCGCAACGCGGTGGCACAGGCCGCGGTCCGCGAGATCATCTACATCGAGGAAGACAGCGATCTGCTGCCGGACATGGCGCTGGTCCGCATGGATAAGAACGCCATCAAGCTCCCCGCCCCGGTGGAGCTGGCCGCCACCCTGCCCGTGTTCGACCAGCAGATCGCCATCATCGGCTATCCCGCGGAGGATTCGCGGAATGATTCGTTCGTGATGAACGACATCTTCGGCGGCGTGTACAACGTGAAGCGGCTCAGCCCGGGCCGGATCATGGGAGTCCGCCCGGATGGCAAGCTCCTTCAACACGACGGCACCACCCTGGGTGGAAACTCCGGCTCCCCGGTCATCGATCTGGCAACCGGCAAGGCCGTGGGACTCCATTTCTCCGGCTCCTTCCACCTGGAGAACTACGCCGTCACGTCCGTTTGGCTCAAGCAGCGGCTGGCGGAGATCTCGCCCGTGCGGATCACCGTTCCCGCGCTGGCCGCCCCCACGCCACCCGCCGGCGGACCACCCGAGGCGACCGTGGCCGCGCCGGTGCCGAACGGCGGCTCGGGCTACCACCCGGATTTCCTGGGGACGAATGGCACCAGCGTGCCGCTGCCCACCATCCCGGAGGACCAGACCGGCCTGATCGCACCGGTGGAGGGCAATGACGACGGGGAACTGAAATACAGCCACTTCTCCATCGTCATGCGCTCGGACCGCCGCCTGCCGTTCTACACCGCGGTGAACATCGACGGCAACCTGCTCTACAACTTCAACCGCGGCACGGACAAATGGTACTACGATGATCGTATTTCCCGCGACCACCAGATCGGCGAGGACCTCTACGTCCGGAACAACCTGGACCGCGGCCACCTGGTGCGCCGCCTCGATCCCACGTGGGGCGAGTCCCGCAAGGAGGCGAAGCAGGCGGAGGAGGAGACGTTCTTCTTCACCAACTGCTCGCCCCAGCATTCCAAGCTGAACCAGAAGACCTGGCTGAGCCTGGAGGACTATATCCTCGGCAATGCCGGAAAGGAGAAGCTCCAGGCCTCCGTCTTCAGCGGACCGGTGATGGATGAGAACGACCGCGACTACCGCGGCGTGCAGATCCCGGAGGAATTCTGGAAGGTGGTGGTGATCGTGAACCCGCTCTCCGGAAAGCTCTCCGCCACCGGCTACGTGCTCAGCCAGGCGGACTACCTCGGGGACCTGGAGTTCGTGTTCGGCGAGTTCAAGACCTACCAGGTGCCGATCAGCCAGATCGAGGGGAAGACCGGCCTTTCCTTCGACCTGGAGAAATACGATCCGCTGGCCAGGACCGAAGCCCGCCCGCAACGGGAGATCAACGGCCCGGCCGATCTGATCCTCTGA
- a CDS encoding S1 family peptidase, whose product MEAIRNYVWYLEARPQGNPQGAAQMGSGVVVSLYQPNQPDSHRRYLLTCRHVIRGADSKGANGYGDPLGEILCWKPNLGFTKPADIPNRQSGVCPGSWIARIADVLSPQSPGDVPADQRHPARDWVLLEVKGSDPLDDFQVEPFAPDWKEVKDGEALDIVGFPGGSATWRTNKLVQSVIARNAESQRLGEAGTLKLNGAQTGPGMSGCGVFDPAGFLAGIHRSATVVELATGAVSAPFIRGELAKLGWLVSAAAADPVAAIRESSKEVSAAFVSLTKLDTNKLTQTKPNTLEELASALETLKADLSTMRDCKAAHEILLHQAGVRVRPLLAAVARMADTATVDEAKEEVASLLDLLLADAAAFQKIAAKCPSVDTAALFAKQFTDAVNRLREPAITPDKSEKVIRMTLQRIVATGPADFQHEIGRKAAKLSFDRISVLVADLLTDRMIPPGVGLEGMMKLIPLKDEVGRLVAEHQSWQDFDREVRPIDDKARSVEGGREADLPDIQYLAELLAPWVQNLQATQTGYSDDFSDLMLSIRAFTTAAAAEKPEPTTVIKTFDAMRAKADYLFNLADQKLLKACESVTTIIAPIETLLTKIS is encoded by the coding sequence ATGGAAGCGATTCGAAATTACGTCTGGTATCTGGAGGCGCGCCCCCAAGGGAACCCGCAGGGAGCGGCCCAGATGGGCAGCGGCGTGGTGGTGTCCCTCTATCAGCCGAACCAGCCGGACTCGCACAGGCGCTACCTGCTGACCTGCCGCCATGTGATCCGTGGTGCGGATTCAAAAGGCGCGAATGGCTACGGAGATCCACTGGGGGAAATCCTGTGTTGGAAGCCGAATCTGGGATTCACCAAACCTGCCGACATCCCCAACCGCCAGAGCGGCGTCTGCCCCGGATCATGGATCGCCAGAATCGCCGATGTACTCTCGCCCCAGTCACCAGGAGACGTGCCTGCCGACCAACGCCATCCGGCACGCGATTGGGTGCTGCTGGAGGTGAAGGGGTCCGACCCCTTGGACGACTTCCAGGTCGAACCCTTCGCGCCCGACTGGAAGGAAGTGAAGGACGGCGAGGCGCTGGACATTGTCGGCTTCCCGGGAGGTTCCGCCACCTGGCGTACCAACAAGCTGGTGCAGAGCGTGATCGCCCGGAACGCGGAATCCCAGCGACTCGGCGAGGCGGGGACATTGAAGCTGAATGGAGCCCAAACCGGCCCCGGCATGAGCGGCTGCGGGGTCTTCGATCCAGCGGGGTTTCTTGCCGGCATCCACCGCTCCGCCACCGTGGTGGAGCTGGCCACGGGCGCCGTTTCCGCCCCCTTTATCCGCGGAGAACTCGCGAAGCTGGGGTGGCTGGTGAGTGCCGCGGCGGCCGATCCCGTCGCCGCCATCCGCGAGAGCTCGAAGGAGGTCTCCGCCGCGTTCGTTTCCCTGACCAAGCTGGATACGAACAAGTTGACACAAACGAAACCGAACACCCTGGAAGAGCTGGCATCCGCCTTGGAAACGCTGAAGGCGGACCTTTCCACGATGCGGGATTGCAAGGCGGCACACGAGATTCTGCTGCATCAGGCGGGAGTCCGTGTCCGGCCCCTGCTGGCGGCGGTCGCCAGAATGGCGGATACCGCGACCGTGGATGAGGCGAAGGAGGAGGTTGCCAGCCTGCTCGATCTGCTGCTCGCCGATGCCGCCGCTTTCCAGAAGATCGCGGCGAAATGCCCGAGCGTGGACACGGCCGCTCTCTTTGCAAAGCAGTTCACGGACGCCGTCAACCGGCTCAGGGAACCGGCAATCACCCCGGACAAGTCGGAAAAGGTGATCCGCATGACCTTGCAACGGATCGTCGCCACCGGCCCGGCCGATTTCCAACACGAGATCGGCCGGAAGGCGGCGAAGCTATCGTTCGACCGGATCTCCGTGCTGGTGGCGGACCTCCTCACGGACCGGATGATTCCGCCCGGAGTCGGTCTGGAAGGAATGATGAAGCTCATCCCCCTCAAGGACGAAGTCGGCCGTCTGGTCGCCGAACACCAGTCCTGGCAGGACTTCGACCGGGAGGTGAGGCCGATCGACGACAAGGCCCGGAGCGTCGAAGGGGGGCGGGAGGCGGACCTACCAGACATCCAGTACTTGGCGGAGCTTCTGGCCCCGTGGGTCCAGAATCTCCAGGCAACCCAGACCGGCTATTCGGACGATTTCAGCGACCTGATGCTGTCCATCCGCGCCTTCACCACCGCTGCGGCCGCGGAAAAACCGGAGCCAACCACGGTCATCAAGACCTTCGATGCCATGCGCGCGAAGGCGGACTATCTCTTCAACCTGGCGGATCAGAAACTGCTCAAAGCCTGCGAAAGCGTCACCACAATCATCGCTCCCATCGAAACCCTCCTCACGAAAATCTCATGA
- a CDS encoding lipase family protein, with translation MASYQLLQKSGLHLDTAVFLAEASQAAYNDQAARTWATAAGFSHTTTFNRSNIQGFWSTADDVALLAFRGTSNPGQWIRNAHFFPVRHPWGRVHEGFKDGVADVETDLRGFDEVAGKAKYLWITGHSLGGALALITAARWKMAGIPSSLYTYGQPMVGLEGFADRFAIELPGRLVRFVNQSDIVPRVPPGFSHTGMLKRIVRPGVLEAVPALEAVAAVQTPELAAAVRTATTLTLESVEAVVQSGISEPLMIDSELAPLTAKQFLELQASLDAAELEGAQLEGMFDLFKDHRISEYIRLLAQLLDHA, from the coding sequence ATGGCATCCTACCAACTCCTGCAAAAATCCGGACTGCATCTCGATACCGCCGTCTTCCTGGCGGAAGCCTCGCAGGCAGCCTACAACGACCAAGCCGCACGCACCTGGGCGACAGCCGCAGGATTCAGCCACACCACCACCTTCAACCGCTCGAACATCCAGGGCTTCTGGAGCACGGCGGATGACGTGGCGCTGCTGGCCTTCCGCGGCACGAGCAATCCCGGGCAGTGGATCAGGAACGCGCACTTCTTTCCGGTGAGGCATCCATGGGGGCGCGTGCATGAAGGCTTCAAGGACGGCGTGGCCGATGTGGAGACGGACCTCCGGGGCTTCGATGAGGTGGCGGGGAAGGCGAAGTATCTCTGGATCACGGGCCACAGCCTCGGTGGCGCGCTGGCGCTGATCACCGCGGCGCGGTGGAAGATGGCGGGCATCCCCTCGTCCCTCTACACCTACGGCCAGCCGATGGTGGGCCTGGAGGGATTCGCGGACCGTTTCGCCATCGAGCTGCCGGGACGCCTCGTCCGCTTCGTCAACCAGAGCGACATCGTGCCGCGGGTGCCGCCGGGCTTCAGCCACACCGGCATGCTGAAGCGCATCGTCCGCCCCGGCGTGCTGGAGGCCGTGCCCGCGCTGGAAGCCGTGGCCGCCGTGCAGACTCCGGAGCTGGCGGCCGCCGTGCGCACCGCCACCACGCTCACGCTGGAGTCGGTGGAGGCCGTCGTGCAATCCGGGATCAGCGAGCCGCTGATGATCGACTCGGAACTCGCGCCCCTGACCGCGAAGCAATTCCTGGAATTACAGGCGTCGCTGGATGCCGCGGAATTGGAAGGAGCGCAGCTTGAGGGGATGTTCGACCTCTTCAAAGATCACCGCATCTCCGAATACATCCGCCTGTTGGCCCAACTCCTTGACCACGCATGA
- a CDS encoding carboxymuconolactone decarboxylase family protein yields MSSYQAPEDRAYIQALIDGAPKEAGAFFNLKYTAERTDGAIPAKYRELISIGVALTTQCAYCIESHVQNAVKAGATREEIAETVFIAAALRAGGAAGNGLLAMRLFDEARGTPPPSAD; encoded by the coding sequence ATGTCATCGTATCAAGCACCGGAAGACCGCGCGTACATCCAAGCACTGATCGACGGAGCCCCCAAGGAAGCCGGCGCGTTTTTCAACCTCAAGTACACCGCCGAGCGCACCGATGGAGCCATCCCTGCGAAATATCGCGAACTCATCTCGATCGGAGTCGCGCTGACCACCCAATGCGCGTACTGCATCGAATCCCATGTCCAGAACGCCGTGAAGGCGGGGGCCACCCGCGAGGAAATCGCGGAGACCGTGTTCATCGCGGCGGCGCTGCGTGCGGGAGGCGCGGCGGGAAACGGCCTCCTGGCGATGCGCCTCTTCGATGAAGCGCGCGGCACTCCTCCGCCATCCGCCGATTGA
- a CDS encoding sensor histidine kinase gives MLLIAASWVLPGRAEDSRAWLNRSWQMSEGMPNNAVTGITQDPQGYIWVSTWWGIARFDGVKFDNIVDELPGGTVFCIERDHRGRIWVGTAAGVAWREDGVWKRPPGSTTDPVYALQETADGTMWAGGYYHSWKISGSGTIQMDFPQSSPHIRALRADGDGGMWLLGRTQLFHCTADGAPVAVLGPWNGQELDGLGYDRDQRLVVCGNGTLVRKDGGIWTDLLPLIPGGGKDTFNACTTGPDGTLWLATRNAGLVYLDGETHGRIDAPASLSLNDTRCVFFDRQGTLWVGTNGGGLDRLRRRTFDSYGPAEGLGRNVTSAIAIGPDGVVRVGTDGSGIFRMEKGRFVPDQQEAGLPERAPIWSMTYDPQGTLWVGFEREELFRVRDGKAEAVRGVFIPPNESPTLFHSLKPARDGGLLLGMSYHGLRKLEDGTCRTLLERPYVGSVTHTLEDSRGRLWAAASGEGAWVFENGAWRDVRKDIGVRNFSPSILAEAAEGGIWIGSFGEGLVLWRDGHVKWWGRKEGLISLAIFQIEVDDHGHLWLGTDQGLQRLDIAELERSPGNDGLPLHSLRFNRADGLPPGQFTVAHGNASLKAPDGSLWFSLAGGAIHVDPTVTLRAPEAPQVHIESASDSRGTFWQFENPAQHGRVVQPPGSGRLLIRFTAPEFVRPEELRFRYRLAGMEKDWRESGGDRTAGYPLLPPGEYRFEVAVATPEGGWSAKPASVVVMVQPFIWQTAAFRIAAVTLALLGAGILVRKWSERRLKRKMARLMQETRLERERTRIAGDLHDDLGATLSEINFIGTFAADTYSGHPVRQSLENIVDRAQRMAKSLDEIVWTVNPAHDRLPSVARYLCSRCQESLGTAGIRCRLDVAERLPDVPLDSQLRHHLLMAVNEIIHNVMKHSGATGCTLAIRLEKHELVIRVTDDGRGFDRSECPVDRNGLANLERRMNEIQGSFEITSSPGHGTKATLRAPLPSS, from the coding sequence GTGCTTCTCATCGCAGCCTCGTGGGTGCTGCCGGGAAGAGCCGAGGACAGCCGCGCCTGGCTGAACCGCTCGTGGCAGATGAGCGAAGGCATGCCGAACAACGCGGTGACCGGCATCACCCAGGACCCGCAGGGATACATCTGGGTCTCCACCTGGTGGGGGATCGCTCGCTTCGACGGAGTGAAGTTCGACAACATCGTGGACGAGCTCCCGGGCGGAACGGTGTTCTGCATCGAGCGGGACCACCGCGGCCGGATCTGGGTGGGCACGGCCGCGGGAGTCGCCTGGCGCGAGGACGGGGTGTGGAAACGTCCGCCGGGAAGTACGACCGATCCCGTATATGCGCTGCAGGAGACCGCGGATGGCACGATGTGGGCCGGTGGCTACTACCACAGTTGGAAGATCTCCGGCTCCGGCACCATCCAGATGGATTTCCCCCAATCCAGCCCCCATATCCGCGCCCTGCGGGCGGATGGCGATGGCGGGATGTGGCTGCTGGGCCGGACCCAGCTTTTCCATTGCACGGCGGATGGCGCACCCGTGGCGGTGCTGGGTCCGTGGAACGGGCAGGAACTCGACGGACTGGGATATGACCGCGACCAACGGCTGGTGGTGTGTGGAAATGGAACGCTGGTGAGAAAGGACGGCGGGATCTGGACGGATCTGCTCCCGCTGATTCCCGGAGGTGGCAAGGACACCTTCAACGCCTGCACCACCGGACCGGACGGAACGCTGTGGCTGGCGACACGCAACGCGGGACTGGTGTATCTCGATGGAGAGACGCACGGCCGCATCGATGCTCCGGCCTCGCTTTCCCTCAATGACACCCGCTGCGTCTTCTTCGACCGGCAGGGCACCCTCTGGGTGGGGACGAACGGAGGAGGACTGGACCGCCTGCGCCGCCGCACCTTCGACAGCTACGGCCCGGCGGAGGGACTGGGGCGGAATGTGACCTCCGCGATCGCAATCGGTCCGGACGGAGTGGTGCGCGTCGGCACGGATGGCTCCGGCATCTTCCGCATGGAGAAAGGCCGCTTCGTGCCGGACCAGCAGGAAGCCGGGCTGCCGGAGCGCGCGCCCATCTGGTCGATGACCTATGATCCGCAGGGAACCCTGTGGGTGGGCTTCGAGCGGGAGGAACTTTTCCGGGTGCGGGATGGGAAGGCGGAAGCGGTGCGCGGTGTCTTCATCCCGCCGAATGAATCCCCCACCCTGTTCCATTCGCTGAAGCCCGCCCGGGACGGAGGCCTGCTGCTGGGGATGTCCTACCACGGCCTGCGGAAACTGGAGGACGGGACCTGCCGGACACTACTAGAGAGACCGTACGTGGGCTCCGTGACCCACACGCTGGAGGACTCGCGCGGCAGGCTGTGGGCGGCGGCCAGTGGAGAGGGCGCGTGGGTTTTCGAGAACGGCGCCTGGCGGGATGTGCGCAAGGACATCGGGGTGCGGAATTTTTCTCCGTCCATCCTCGCGGAGGCCGCGGAGGGAGGAATCTGGATCGGCTCGTTCGGCGAGGGGCTGGTCCTGTGGCGGGACGGCCATGTGAAATGGTGGGGCAGGAAGGAAGGTCTCATCAGTCTGGCGATCTTCCAGATCGAGGTGGACGACCACGGCCACCTGTGGCTGGGCACGGACCAGGGATTGCAGCGTCTCGACATCGCGGAGCTGGAGCGCTCGCCGGGCAACGACGGCCTGCCCTTGCACAGTCTCCGCTTCAACCGCGCGGACGGTCTGCCACCCGGGCAGTTCACGGTCGCCCATGGCAATGCGTCCCTGAAGGCACCGGATGGCTCGCTGTGGTTCTCACTGGCGGGCGGTGCGATCCACGTGGACCCGACGGTGACACTGAGGGCCCCGGAAGCGCCGCAGGTTCACATCGAGAGCGCCTCGGACAGCCGCGGCACGTTCTGGCAGTTTGAGAATCCGGCGCAGCACGGCCGCGTCGTGCAGCCACCGGGCTCCGGCAGATTGTTGATCCGCTTCACCGCGCCGGAATTCGTCCGGCCGGAGGAACTCCGCTTCCGTTACCGGCTGGCCGGAATGGAAAAGGATTGGCGGGAGAGCGGCGGAGACCGCACGGCCGGCTATCCGCTGCTGCCACCGGGCGAATACCGCTTCGAGGTGGCGGTGGCCACACCGGAAGGCGGCTGGTCCGCGAAACCCGCCTCCGTGGTGGTGATGGTCCAGCCGTTCATCTGGCAAACGGCCGCCTTCCGCATCGCGGCGGTCACGCTGGCACTGCTGGGAGCGGGCATCCTGGTGCGGAAATGGAGCGAGCGGCGGCTGAAGCGGAAGATGGCCCGGCTGATGCAGGAGACACGCCTGGAGCGCGAGCGCACCCGCATCGCCGGAGATCTGCATGACGATCTGGGAGCCACGCTCAGCGAGATCAATTTCATCGGCACCTTCGCCGCCGATACCTACTCCGGTCATCCCGTGCGGCAGAGCCTGGAGAACATCGTGGACCGCGCGCAGCGGATGGCGAAGTCGCTGGATGAAATCGTGTGGACCGTGAATCCCGCCCACGACCGCCTCCCGTCCGTGGCCCGCTATCTGTGTTCCCGCTGTCAGGAGAGCCTCGGCACCGCGGGCATCCGCTGCCGCCTGGATGTGGCGGAAAGATTGCCGGACGTGCCGCTCGATTCACAACTCCGCCACCACCTGTTGATGGCGGTGAACGAGATCATCCACAATGTGATGAAGCACTCCGGGGCCACCGGCTGCACGCTGGCCATCCGCCTGGAGAAGCATGAACTGGTCATCCGCGTGACGGACGACGGGCGGGGCTTCGACCGCTCCGAATGCCCGGTGGACCGGAACGGCCTGGCCAACCTGGAGCGCCGCATGAACGAGATCCAGGGTTCCTTTGAAATCACCAGTTCGCCCGGCCACGGCACGAAGGCCACGCTGCGGGCACCACTCCCATCCTCGTAA
- a CDS encoding response regulator gives MSSRIIIVEDNHVVRGCLEELANTLPGCECVGAFASAEEALKLAVHLKPDLAMMDIHLPNLSGIECASRLKQSLPDLRILMLTMYEDEEKIFEAFKAGASGYLLKRSSPREIKGAIEEILRGGAPMTSAIALKVVESFRPTQAKDADAPELSRRETEVLGCLTKGYSNKEIAEELSISPDTVHWHLKQIYDKLHVKGRTEAALKYMGMKG, from the coding sequence ATGTCGTCCAGGATCATCATCGTCGAAGACAACCACGTCGTCCGGGGCTGCCTTGAGGAATTGGCCAATACCCTGCCCGGCTGCGAGTGCGTGGGGGCCTTCGCCAGCGCGGAGGAAGCCCTGAAGCTGGCCGTGCATCTCAAGCCGGATCTGGCGATGATGGACATCCATCTGCCGAACCTCTCGGGCATCGAATGCGCGTCCCGCCTGAAGCAATCGCTGCCGGACCTGCGCATCCTGATGCTCACGATGTATGAGGATGAGGAGAAGATCTTCGAAGCCTTCAAGGCCGGAGCCAGCGGCTACCTTCTGAAGCGCAGCAGCCCGCGGGAGATCAAAGGCGCGATCGAGGAGATCCTCCGCGGCGGCGCACCGATGACGAGCGCGATCGCGCTGAAGGTGGTGGAATCCTTCCGACCCACGCAGGCGAAGGACGCGGACGCGCCGGAGCTCTCCCGCCGCGAGACCGAGGTGCTGGGTTGCCTGACCAAAGGATACTCCAACAAGGAGATCGCCGAAGAACTCAGCATCTCCCCCGATACGGTCCACTGGCACCTCAAGCAGATCTACGACAAGCTCCATGTGAAGGGCCGCACCGAAGCCGCGCTGAAGTACATGGGGATGAAGGGGTAG